A region of Sulfitobacter faviae DNA encodes the following proteins:
- a CDS encoding ATP-binding protein — protein sequence MINDPMDRIAAALERMSPAPLAAPDFDAATAFVWHTDPDRLVPVPQVARIDLPLLVGVDRARDTLLSNTRQFAAGLPANNALLWGARGMGKSSLVKAIHADVQASHEALRIVELQREDLPSVGRLLSLLRGASQRFILFCDDLSFGHDDAHYKSLKAVLDGGIEGRPENVVLYATSNRRHLMPRDMIENERGSAINPSEAVEEKVSLSDRFGLWLGFHPCDQDQYLAMIRGYCDAFGVEIDDDTLRAEAVEWQATRGARSGRVAWQYFVDLAGRKGVPVSGG from the coding sequence GTGATCAATGATCCGATGGACCGTATCGCGGCGGCGCTGGAGCGTATGTCTCCCGCGCCGCTCGCCGCCCCGGACTTTGATGCGGCAACTGCCTTCGTCTGGCACACCGACCCCGACCGTCTGGTGCCGGTCCCTCAGGTCGCGCGGATCGACCTGCCGCTTCTGGTGGGCGTGGATCGGGCGCGGGATACGCTCTTGTCTAACACCCGCCAATTCGCGGCGGGGTTGCCTGCGAACAACGCGCTGCTCTGGGGTGCGCGGGGTATGGGGAAATCCAGCCTTGTCAAAGCGATACACGCGGATGTTCAAGCATCACATGAAGCATTGCGCATCGTTGAATTACAGCGCGAAGACCTGCCGTCGGTCGGGCGGCTTCTATCCCTCCTGCGCGGCGCCTCGCAGCGGTTCATCCTGTTTTGCGACGACCTCAGCTTTGGCCATGACGACGCGCATTACAAATCGCTGAAGGCCGTGTTGGATGGGGGCATCGAAGGGCGGCCCGAGAATGTCGTGCTCTATGCCACATCGAACCGCCGCCACCTGATGCCGCGCGACATGATCGAGAACGAGCGCGGCAGCGCGATCAATCCTTCCGAAGCGGTCGAGGAAAAGGTTTCTCTCTCTGACCGGTTCGGGCTCTGGCTGGGGTTCCACCCCTGCGATCAGGACCAATATCTGGCGATGATCCGCGGCTATTGCGATGCCTTCGGCGTAGAGATCGACGACGACACATTGCGCGCGGAGGCTGTCGAATGGCAGGCCACACGCGGCGCCCGCTCGGGCCGGGTGGCTTGGCAGTATTTCGTGGATTTGGCGGGCAGGAAAGGCGTTCCCGTTTCGGGCGGTTGA
- a CDS encoding M23 family metallopeptidase — protein sequence MRQTRLRRPMRLTLMAGTSAILLAGCENQPLDYDMRSTFGDGFSTAEAARGPLADRPKPDARGVISYPNYQVVVARRGDTLKDVAARVGADSGELARYNGIDQGVPLRQGEIIALPRRVSEPAPGTNGAVDITTLAGSAIDRAPATPSVQTQSLPPAGTTSTPAPQPAAPQAKEPVRHRVERGETAYTVARLYNVPVKALAEWNGLGPDFAIREGQFLLIPVEKQAPPRQATNTTSSAAASRPVQPVTSAPGAGTPTPTPPSAAKPLPQDETAQPLPPRVEPKEPVADVGKPTAPAKATKMTPPVQGSIIRAYSKGKNEGINIKGSPGGPVKAAEAGTVAAITKSAEGIPIVVVRHANNLLTVYANVDGVNVAKGDSVSRGQQIAKLRGGSESHVHFEVRKGFESVDPTPYIQ from the coding sequence ATGCGCCAAACACGCTTGCGCCGCCCCATGCGGCTGACCCTAATGGCCGGGACCAGTGCGATACTGCTGGCAGGTTGCGAAAATCAGCCCTTGGATTACGACATGCGCAGCACCTTTGGCGATGGGTTCTCCACCGCCGAAGCCGCGCGCGGGCCTTTGGCAGACCGGCCCAAGCCCGACGCACGGGGCGTAATCTCTTATCCCAATTACCAAGTCGTCGTCGCCCGCCGGGGCGATACGCTGAAAGACGTGGCCGCACGTGTGGGCGCCGACAGCGGCGAATTGGCCCGCTACAACGGGATCGATCAGGGCGTCCCCCTCCGCCAGGGTGAGATCATCGCCCTGCCCCGCCGCGTCTCTGAGCCTGCGCCGGGCACCAATGGCGCCGTGGACATCACCACCCTTGCCGGCAGCGCCATCGACCGCGCCCCGGCGACCCCCAGCGTGCAGACCCAAAGCCTGCCGCCCGCAGGCACCACCAGCACGCCTGCGCCGCAGCCCGCGGCACCGCAGGCGAAAGAGCCTGTGCGCCACCGGGTCGAGCGTGGCGAGACCGCCTATACCGTGGCGCGCCTTTACAACGTGCCGGTCAAGGCATTGGCCGAGTGGAACGGCCTCGGCCCCGATTTCGCGATCCGCGAGGGCCAATTCCTGCTGATCCCGGTTGAGAAACAGGCGCCCCCGCGTCAGGCGACCAATACCACGTCGAGCGCCGCCGCCTCGCGCCCCGTGCAGCCGGTCACCAGCGCGCCCGGCGCAGGCACCCCCACACCGACGCCGCCCTCTGCCGCCAAACCGCTGCCGCAGGATGAGACCGCACAGCCCCTGCCGCCCAGGGTCGAGCCGAAAGAGCCTGTGGCCGATGTGGGCAAGCCCACCGCCCCGGCAAAGGCGACCAAGATGACACCGCCGGTCCAAGGCTCCATCATCCGCGCCTATTCCAAGGGCAAGAACGAGGGCATCAACATCAAGGGCAGCCCCGGCGGGCCGGTGAAAGCCGCCGAGGCGGGCACCGTCGCCGCGATCACCAAAAGCGCTGAGGGCATCCCGATTGTCGTGGTGCGCCATGCCAACAACCTGCTCACGGTCTATGCGAATGTCGACGGCGTGAATGTCGCCAAGGGCGATAGCGTAAGCCGTGGCCAGCAGATCGCCAAACTGCGCGGCGGATCGGAATCGCATGTGCATTTCGAGGTGCGCAAAGGCTTTGAGAGCGTCGATCCGACGCCCTATATTCAGTAA
- the tatC gene encoding twin-arginine translocase subunit TatC, whose product MSATDDYDEIDDSSAPLIEHLAELRTRLIHSVIAFIIGMVICFTVWNPIFNFLTEPLCSAMAERGQEDCGLILIKLQEGFFVAISISLLGGLVLGFPFISYQLWRFVAPGLYKNEKGAFLPFLISSPVMFFLGAAFAFYVVTPLAFDFFLGFQQAGTLVGGPDGENGIAAIAFQGSAQEYLSLTIKFIVAFGLCFQLPVLLTLMGKAGLVSSEGLANVRKYAVVAILVLAALVTPPDVITQVILFVVVYGLYEISIFLVRRVETKRNEKLREEGYFDDEDEEDLL is encoded by the coding sequence ATGAGCGCCACCGACGATTATGACGAGATCGACGACAGTTCCGCCCCGTTGATCGAGCATCTGGCCGAGCTGCGCACGCGGCTCATCCATTCGGTCATCGCCTTCATCATCGGGATGGTGATCTGTTTTACCGTCTGGAACCCGATCTTCAACTTCCTGACCGAACCGCTCTGCTCGGCCATGGCGGAACGGGGGCAAGAGGATTGCGGGCTGATCCTGATCAAGCTGCAAGAGGGTTTCTTCGTCGCGATCTCGATCTCTCTCTTGGGCGGTCTGGTGCTGGGCTTCCCCTTCATCAGCTACCAGCTGTGGCGCTTTGTGGCGCCGGGGCTTTACAAGAACGAGAAGGGGGCCTTTCTGCCCTTCCTGATCTCTTCGCCAGTGATGTTCTTCCTTGGCGCGGCTTTCGCCTTCTACGTCGTCACGCCGCTGGCCTTCGACTTCTTCCTTGGCTTCCAGCAGGCCGGTACGTTGGTCGGTGGGCCGGATGGTGAGAACGGCATCGCCGCCATCGCCTTCCAAGGCTCGGCGCAGGAGTATCTGTCGCTCACGATCAAATTCATCGTGGCCTTTGGCCTGTGTTTCCAGCTCCCGGTTCTGCTGACGCTGATGGGCAAGGCGGGGCTGGTCAGTTCCGAAGGGCTGGCCAATGTGCGCAAATATGCGGTGGTGGCGATCCTCGTGCTGGCCGCGCTGGTCACGCCGCCGGATGTGATCACGCAGGTGATCCTTTTCGTGGTGGTTTACGGCCTTTACGAAATCTCGATCTTCCTCGTGCGCCGGGTCGAGACAAAGCGCAACGAAAAGCTGCGCGAAGAGGGCTACTTTGACGACGAAGACGAGGAAGACCTGCTGTGA